In Pedobacter sp. WC2423, the following are encoded in one genomic region:
- a CDS encoding penicillin-binding protein activator LpoB: MKFNRLLTVTALAASGMMIASCSSRQVTRVSTDQTIDISGSWNNSDSRMAADELTKNILNAGWIGTHLDEHQGKKPVVIVGFVQNKSHEHIDAETFVKDIESAFIQTQSVRLVQGGKKREELRAEKADQQTNSSNSTIKKFGLENGADYILQGSINSIVDAHKRQKVVYYQVNLELTNIQTNEVVWIGEKKIAKYVKN, translated from the coding sequence ATGAAATTCAATAGATTATTAACGGTTACAGCGCTTGCCGCTTCAGGAATGATGATTGCATCATGCTCATCCAGACAAGTCACACGAGTGAGTACAGATCAGACCATAGACATTAGCGGATCATGGAATAACAGTGATTCCAGAATGGCAGCAGATGAACTGACTAAGAACATTTTGAATGCAGGCTGGATCGGCACGCATCTGGATGAACATCAGGGCAAAAAACCAGTAGTAATTGTTGGATTCGTTCAGAATAAAAGTCATGAACATATTGATGCGGAAACTTTTGTAAAAGACATCGAAAGCGCTTTCATTCAGACACAAAGCGTACGTTTAGTACAAGGTGGTAAAAAGCGTGAAGAATTACGCGCAGAAAAAGCAGATCAGCAAACAAACTCTTCTAACTCAACGATCAAAAAATTCGGTTTAGAAAACGGTGCTGATTATATCCTTCAGGGATCTATCAATTCTATTGTAGATGCACACAAACGTCAGAAAGTAGTTTATTACCAGGTAAATCTTGAATTAACTAATATTCAGACTAATGAAGTAGTTTGGATCGGTGAGAAGAAAATAGCCAAATACGTTAAAAACTAA